Proteins co-encoded in one Anguilla anguilla isolate fAngAng1 chromosome 16, fAngAng1.pri, whole genome shotgun sequence genomic window:
- the lysmd4 gene encoding lysM and putative peptidoglycan-binding domain-containing protein 4, with product MRRGEPVPRAFQAPVDVHASADGQVYLFRGGHEDSGGSSEEEFSMTELRPRTRESGSQERERTGDLLLLERDVAHGDNLNKLALQYGCKVADIKRVNNLIQEQDLYALKSIKIPVKKHSFLTEVGGAAEPAEPGPPPGASPSFSHPLTPNGSIKPRLQEYTDFLKEVDQDIEMLIQSTDAQDEILSEGQEGPQRGGGGGRPSSYGADWGIQWWNAVVVMLLVGIILPLFYIIYYKTQDSGASATSEGAAGILNSTWDGDRSNLSALTQRGSPSHLLNRPLL from the exons ATGCGGCGCGGGGAGCCGGTGCCGAGAGCCTTTCAGGCTCCCGTTGACGTGCACGCGAGCGCGGATGGTCAGGTGTACCTGTTCAGGGGCGGCCACGAGGATTCTGGGGGGTCTTCCGAGGAAGAGTTCAGCATGACGGAACTGAGGCCTCGAACTCGGGAGTCGGGCTCGCAGGAGCGCGAGAGGACCGGGGACCTGTTGCTGCTGGAGCGGGATGTGGCTCACGGAGACAATTTGAACAAGCTGGCGCTTCAGTATGGCTGCAAG GTGGCTGACATCAAGCGGGTTAACAACCTGATCCAGGAGCAGGACCTGTACGCTCTCAAGTCCATAAAAATCCctgtaaaaaaacacagcttcTTGACTGAGGTGGGCGGTGCCGCCGAACCAGCGGAACCGGGCCCGCCCCCTGGAGCTTCGCCCTCATTCTCGCACCCTCTGACCCCAAATGGCTCCATCAAGCCCCGCCTCCAGGAGTACACAGACTTCCTCAAAGAGGTGGACCAGGACATCGAGATGCTGATCCAGAGCACAGACGCCCAGGACGAGATTTTGTCGGAAGGCCAGGAGGGCCCccagcgggggggcgggggcgggcggccCAGCAGCTATGGGGCGGATTGGGGCATCCAGTGGTGGAACGCTGTGGTCGTCATGCTTTTGGTGGGCATCATCCTGCCCCTGTTCTACATCATCTACTACAAGACGCAAGACAGCGGGGCGTCGGCCACGAGCGAGGGTGCGGCGGGCATCCTCAACTCTACCTGGGATGGCGATCGGTCGAACCTCAGTGCCCTGACGCAGAGGGGGAGCCCGTCTCACTTGCTGAACAGGCCTCTGCTGTAG